A window from Micromonospora profundi encodes these proteins:
- the rapZ gene encoding RNase adapter RapZ has translation MEDPAVTDEQSTAESETTLVVVTGLSGGGRSTVARALENVGYYVVDNLPQALMLDMAELAFKAGGAARRTAMVLDVRSRAFSTDLVGAIRELKERGFSPRVVFVDADDEVLIRRFESVRRSHPLQGDGRLADGIAVERGLLEEARDQADVIIDTSHLNVNQLRRRIEELFGGEDARRLRLTVLSFGFKYGLPPDADFVLDARFLPNPYWVPELREHTGREEAVSAYVLGQEGADAFVASYADLVNATTTGFEREGKRYLTVAVGCTGGKHRSVAIAEELASRLRDSGLAANAQHRDLGRE, from the coding sequence ATCGAGGACCCGGCGGTCACCGACGAGCAGTCGACAGCCGAGTCGGAAACCACCCTTGTGGTGGTCACCGGGCTCTCCGGCGGCGGCCGGAGCACCGTCGCGCGGGCGCTGGAGAACGTCGGCTACTACGTGGTGGACAACCTGCCGCAGGCGTTGATGCTGGACATGGCCGAGTTGGCGTTCAAGGCCGGTGGCGCGGCCCGGCGTACCGCGATGGTGCTTGACGTGCGCTCGCGGGCGTTCTCCACGGACCTTGTCGGGGCGATCCGTGAGCTCAAGGAGCGCGGCTTCTCGCCCCGGGTGGTGTTCGTCGACGCCGACGACGAGGTGCTGATCCGGCGGTTCGAGAGCGTCCGGCGTTCGCACCCGTTGCAGGGCGACGGGCGGCTTGCCGACGGCATCGCCGTGGAGCGTGGGCTGCTCGAGGAGGCCCGCGACCAGGCCGACGTGATCATCGACACGAGCCACCTCAACGTCAACCAGCTCCGTCGGCGCATCGAGGAGCTGTTCGGCGGCGAGGACGCCCGCCGGCTGCGGCTCACGGTGCTGTCGTTCGGCTTCAAGTACGGCCTGCCGCCGGACGCCGACTTCGTGTTGGACGCCCGGTTCCTGCCGAATCCGTACTGGGTGCCGGAGTTGCGGGAGCACACCGGGCGGGAGGAGGCGGTCAGCGCGTACGTGCTGGGTCAGGAGGGCGCGGACGCGTTCGTCGCCTCGTACGCCGACCTGGTCAACGCCACCACCACCGGCTTCGAGCGGGAGGGCAAGCGGTACCTCACTGTGGCGGTGGGCTGCACCGGCGGCAAGCACCGCAGCGTGGCCATCGCCGAGGAACTGGCCAGCCGGTTGCGCGACTCCGGGCTGGCGGCGAACGCCCAGCACCGCGACCTGGGGCGCGAATGA
- the uvrA gene encoding excinuclease ABC subunit UvrA: MADRLIIRGAREHNLRDVSLDLPRDALIVFTGLSGSGKSSLAFDTIFAEGQRRYVESLSSYARQFLGQMDKPDVDFIEGLSPAVSIDQKSTSRNPRSTVGTITEVYDYLRLLYARIGEPHCPVCGERISRQSPQQIVDRVLAMAEGTKFMVLAPVVRGRKGEYVDLFAELQGKGYARARVDGVVHPLTEPPKLKKQEKHTIEVVIDRLTVKPSAKQRLTDSVEAALGLSSGLVLLDFVDLPEDDPERERRYSEHLACPNDHPLAIEDLEPRVFSFNAPYGACPECTGLGTKKEVDPELLVPDPERSLREGAIQPWSTGHNLEYFLRLLEALGEAQHFDVDTPWRALPARAQKTILHGSDDQVHVRYRNKYGRERSYYTGFEGVVQWIERRHSDTESEWSRDKYEGYMRDVPCAACGGARLKPEVLAVTLAGKSIAEVCNLSVGECADLLAGIELTDRQKMIAERVLKEINARLRFLLDVGLDYLSLDRPAGTLSGGEAQRIRLATQIGSGLVGVLYVLDEPSIGLHQRDNHRLIETLIRLRGLGNTLIVVEHDEDTIRTADWIVDIGPGAGEHGGKIVHSGSVPALLDNPESLTGAYLAGRRSIPTPQQRRPQTKDRELVVHGAREHNLRNLTVGFPLGQLIAVTGVSGSGKSTLVNDILYAVLANQINGARLVPGRHTRVSGLEHVDKVVGVDQSPIGRTPRSNPATYTGVWDHVRKLFAETTEAKVRGYGPGRFSFNVKGGRCEACSGDGTIKIEMNFLPDVYVPCEVCKGARYNRETLEVHYKGKTVSDVLEMPIEEAAEFFSAIPAIHRHLKTLVDVGLGYVRLGQPAPTLSGGEAQRVKLASELQKRSTGRTVYVLDEPTTGLHFEDIRKLLMVLEGLVDKGNTVITIEHNLDVIKTADWLIDMGPEGGHRGGTVLATGTPEEVAEVPESHTGQFLRGVLKLDGEAKGAAAATTRAAKANGTTKARASRKVAAAAR, translated from the coding sequence GTGGCCGACCGACTCATCATCCGTGGCGCGCGCGAGCACAACCTGCGTGACGTCAGTCTCGACCTGCCCCGGGACGCACTCATCGTGTTCACCGGGTTGTCCGGGTCGGGCAAGTCGAGCCTGGCCTTCGACACGATCTTCGCCGAGGGCCAGCGGCGCTACGTGGAGTCGCTGTCGTCGTACGCCCGGCAGTTCCTCGGCCAGATGGACAAGCCCGACGTCGACTTCATCGAAGGGCTGAGCCCCGCCGTCTCGATCGACCAGAAGTCGACGTCGCGCAACCCGCGCTCGACCGTCGGCACCATCACCGAGGTCTACGACTACCTGCGTCTGCTCTACGCCCGGATCGGCGAGCCGCACTGCCCGGTCTGCGGCGAGCGGATCTCCCGGCAGAGCCCGCAGCAGATCGTCGACAGGGTGCTGGCCATGGCCGAGGGCACCAAGTTCATGGTGCTGGCCCCGGTGGTGCGCGGTCGCAAGGGCGAGTACGTCGACCTCTTCGCCGAGCTCCAGGGCAAGGGCTACGCCCGGGCCCGGGTCGACGGCGTCGTGCACCCGCTGACCGAGCCTCCGAAGCTCAAGAAGCAGGAGAAGCACACCATCGAGGTGGTGATCGACCGGCTCACCGTCAAGCCGAGCGCCAAGCAGCGGCTTACCGACTCGGTCGAGGCCGCGCTGGGCCTGTCCAGCGGGCTGGTGCTGCTCGACTTCGTCGACCTGCCGGAGGACGACCCGGAGCGGGAGCGTCGCTACTCCGAGCACCTGGCCTGCCCCAACGACCACCCGCTGGCCATCGAGGATCTCGAACCGCGGGTCTTCTCCTTCAACGCGCCCTACGGCGCCTGCCCGGAGTGCACGGGCCTGGGCACCAAGAAGGAGGTCGACCCGGAGCTGCTGGTGCCCGACCCGGAGCGCAGCCTCCGCGAGGGCGCCATCCAGCCCTGGTCCACAGGGCACAACCTGGAATACTTCCTGCGCCTGCTGGAGGCGCTCGGCGAGGCCCAGCACTTCGACGTCGACACGCCCTGGCGGGCGCTGCCGGCCCGCGCGCAGAAGACGATCCTGCACGGCTCCGACGACCAGGTGCACGTGCGCTACCGCAACAAGTACGGCCGCGAGCGCTCCTACTACACCGGGTTCGAGGGCGTGGTGCAGTGGATCGAGCGCCGGCACTCCGACACCGAGTCCGAGTGGTCCCGCGACAAGTACGAGGGCTACATGCGCGACGTGCCGTGTGCGGCCTGCGGCGGCGCGCGGCTCAAGCCCGAGGTGCTGGCGGTCACGCTTGCCGGCAAGAGCATCGCCGAGGTCTGCAACCTGTCCGTGGGGGAGTGCGCCGACCTGCTCGCGGGCATCGAGCTGACCGACCGGCAGAAGATGATCGCCGAGCGCGTCCTCAAGGAGATCAACGCCCGGCTGCGGTTCCTGCTCGACGTCGGCCTTGACTACCTCTCCCTGGACCGGCCGGCGGGCACCCTGTCCGGCGGCGAGGCGCAGCGCATCCGGCTGGCCACCCAGATCGGCTCCGGCCTGGTGGGTGTGCTCTACGTGCTCGACGAGCCGTCGATCGGGCTGCACCAACGCGACAACCACAGGCTGATCGAAACCCTGATCCGGCTGCGTGGGCTGGGCAACACGCTGATCGTGGTGGAGCACGACGAGGACACGATCCGCACCGCCGACTGGATCGTCGACATCGGCCCCGGCGCTGGCGAGCACGGCGGCAAGATCGTGCACAGCGGGTCGGTGCCGGCGCTGCTGGACAACCCCGAGTCGCTCACCGGGGCGTACCTGGCGGGCCGCCGGTCGATCCCGACGCCGCAGCAGCGCCGCCCGCAGACAAAGGACCGCGAGCTGGTGGTGCACGGCGCGCGGGAGCACAACCTGCGCAACCTGACCGTCGGGTTCCCGCTCGGTCAGCTGATCGCGGTCACCGGGGTCAGCGGCTCGGGCAAGTCGACGCTTGTCAACGACATCCTCTACGCGGTCCTGGCCAACCAGATCAACGGCGCCCGGCTGGTGCCCGGCCGGCACACCCGGGTCTCCGGCCTGGAGCACGTGGACAAGGTCGTCGGCGTGGACCAGTCGCCGATCGGCCGCACGCCGCGCTCCAACCCGGCCACCTACACCGGGGTCTGGGACCACGTCCGCAAGCTCTTCGCCGAGACCACCGAGGCCAAGGTGCGGGGGTACGGGCCGGGCCGGTTCTCGTTCAACGTCAAGGGTGGCCGCTGCGAGGCGTGCTCCGGCGACGGCACCATCAAGATCGAGATGAACTTCCTGCCCGACGTGTACGTCCCCTGCGAGGTCTGCAAGGGCGCCCGGTACAACCGGGAGACCCTTGAGGTGCACTACAAGGGCAAGACCGTCTCGGACGTGCTGGAGATGCCGATCGAGGAGGCCGCCGAGTTCTTCTCCGCCATCCCGGCCATCCACCGGCACCTCAAGACGCTTGTCGACGTCGGTCTGGGCTACGTACGCCTCGGCCAGCCCGCGCCGACTCTCTCCGGCGGTGAGGCGCAGCGGGTCAAGCTGGCCTCCGAGCTTCAGAAGCGCTCCACCGGGCGAACGGTCTACGTGCTCGACGAGCCGACCACCGGCCTGCACTTCGAGGACATCCGCAAGCTGCTGATGGTGCTGGAAGGACTCGTCGACAAGGGCAACACGGTGATCACCATCGAGCACAACCTCGACGTGATCAAGACGGCCGACTGGCTGATCGACATGGGCCCGGAGGGCGGGCACCGCGGCGGCACCGTGCTCGCCACCGGCACCCCGGAGGAGGTCGCCGAGGTGCCCGAGAGTCACACCGGTCAGTTCCTGCGCGGGGTGCTCAAGCTCGACGGCGAGGCCAAGGGCGCGGCGGCGGCCACCACCCGCGCCGCCAAGGCCAACGGCACCACCAAGGCGCGGGCCAGCCGCAAGGTGGCGGCCGCCGCGCGCTGA
- the recQ gene encoding DNA helicase RecQ, with the protein MASPTDVRAEAALDALRRVFGYDAFRGFQQEVIDHVVAGGDALVLMPTGGGKSLCYQIPALVRDGVAVVVSPLIALMQDQVDALTAVGVRAGFLNSTQTLDARRRVEAAFVNGELDLLYLAPEALGVRSTLALLDRGRISLFAIDEAHCVSQWGHDFRPDYLALSMLHERWPQVPRIALTATATSATRTEIATRLKLDDARHFVASFDRPNIQYRIVPKREPRKQILALLRDEHPGDAGIVYCLSRASVDKTAEFLTANGIAALPYHAGLDAATRATNQQRFLREDGLVMVATIAFGMGIDKPDVRFVAHLDLPKSVEGYYQETGRAGRDGLPSTAWLAYGLQDVVQQRKMIETSDGDLAHRRNLAAHLDAMLALCETVRCRRVQLLEYFGETTTAACGNCDTCLNPPESWDGTVAAQKLLSTVFRLDRERNQRFGAGHCIDILLGKQTDKISQYGHDSLTVFGIGTELSEAEWRGVVRQLLAEGLLAVEGDYGTLALTEASADVLGRRRVVTMRREPERPTSSRSSKPRGAATVVADLTPAATSLFERLRAWRAATAKEQGVPAYVVFHDATLRQIASDAPASLAELSRVSGVGENKLAKYGDQILTVLAAETSPA; encoded by the coding sequence ATGGCTTCCCCCACCGACGTGCGAGCCGAGGCCGCGCTGGACGCGCTGCGCCGGGTGTTCGGCTACGACGCCTTCCGCGGCTTCCAGCAGGAGGTCATCGACCATGTCGTCGCCGGCGGCGACGCGCTGGTGCTCATGCCCACCGGTGGCGGCAAGTCACTGTGCTACCAGATCCCGGCCCTGGTCCGCGACGGTGTCGCCGTCGTCGTCTCCCCGCTGATCGCGCTCATGCAGGACCAGGTGGACGCGCTCACCGCCGTCGGCGTCCGGGCCGGATTCCTCAACTCGACCCAGACCCTCGACGCCCGGCGTCGGGTCGAGGCCGCCTTCGTCAACGGCGAGTTGGACCTGCTCTACCTGGCACCCGAGGCGCTCGGCGTCCGCTCCACCCTCGCCCTGCTGGACCGGGGTCGCATCTCCCTGTTCGCGATCGACGAGGCGCACTGCGTGTCCCAGTGGGGGCACGACTTCCGGCCCGACTACCTGGCGCTGTCGATGCTGCACGAGCGTTGGCCGCAGGTCCCCCGGATCGCGCTGACCGCCACCGCGACGAGCGCCACCCGCACCGAGATCGCCACCCGGCTCAAGCTCGACGACGCCCGGCACTTCGTGGCCAGCTTCGACCGGCCCAACATCCAGTACCGGATCGTGCCGAAGCGGGAGCCCCGCAAGCAGATCCTGGCCCTGCTGCGCGACGAGCACCCCGGCGACGCCGGCATCGTCTACTGCCTGTCCCGCGCCTCGGTCGACAAGACTGCGGAGTTCCTCACCGCCAACGGCATCGCCGCCCTGCCCTACCACGCTGGGCTGGACGCGGCTACCCGCGCCACCAACCAGCAGCGTTTCCTCCGCGAGGACGGGCTGGTCATGGTGGCCACCATCGCCTTCGGCATGGGCATCGACAAGCCCGACGTCCGCTTCGTCGCCCACCTCGACCTGCCCAAGTCGGTCGAGGGCTACTACCAGGAGACCGGCCGCGCCGGCCGCGACGGTCTGCCGTCCACCGCCTGGCTGGCGTACGGGCTCCAGGACGTCGTCCAGCAACGCAAGATGATCGAGACATCCGATGGTGACCTCGCCCATCGCCGCAACCTCGCCGCACACCTGGACGCGATGCTCGCGCTCTGCGAGACGGTGCGCTGCCGGCGCGTCCAACTGCTCGAATACTTCGGCGAGACCACGACGGCCGCCTGCGGCAACTGCGACACCTGCCTCAACCCACCGGAGTCCTGGGACGGCACAGTCGCCGCCCAAAAGCTGCTCTCCACGGTCTTCCGCCTCGACCGCGAACGCAACCAGCGGTTCGGCGCCGGGCACTGCATCGACATCCTGCTCGGCAAACAGACCGACAAGATCAGCCAGTACGGTCACGACTCCCTCACCGTCTTCGGCATCGGCACCGAACTGAGCGAGGCCGAGTGGCGCGGCGTCGTCCGGCAGCTGCTCGCCGAAGGGCTGCTCGCCGTGGAGGGCGACTACGGCACGCTGGCCCTCACCGAGGCCAGCGCCGACGTACTCGGCCGCCGACGGGTCGTGACAATGCGCCGCGAGCCGGAACGTCCGACGTCGAGTCGCTCGTCGAAGCCGCGCGGCGCTGCCACCGTGGTCGCCGACCTGACGCCGGCCGCCACGTCGCTCTTCGAACGGCTGCGCGCCTGGCGGGCCGCGACCGCCAAGGAGCAGGGCGTGCCCGCGTACGTGGTCTTCCACGACGCCACCCTGCGACAGATCGCCAGCGACGCGCCCGCCTCACTGGCCGAGCTGTCACGGGTCAGCGGGGTTGGTGAGAACAAGCTCGCCAAGTACGGCGACCAGATCCTGACCGTCCTCGCCGCCGAAACCAGCCCCGCCTGA
- the uvrC gene encoding excinuclease ABC subunit UvrC: MADPSTYRPAPGTIPESPGVYRFRDGTGRVIYVGKARNLRSRLNSYFGDIWNLHERTRQMVTTAESVDWITVGTEVEALQQEFTEIKQYDPRFNVRYRDDKSYPYLAVTLDEEYPRLQVMRGAKRKGVRYFGPYSHAWAIRETLDLLLRVFPARTCSAGVFKRAGQVGRPCLLGYIGKCSAPCVGSVSADEHRAIVDGFCDFMAGRTDTMVRKIEREMTEASEKLEFERAARLRDDVAALRRAMEKQTMVLGDGTDADVVAFADDPLEAAVQVFHVRDGRVRGQRGWVVEKTEDLTTGDLVHHFCTQVYGGEHGETDVPRELLVPELPADAEALAEWLTNHRGSRVSLRVPQRGDKRSLMETVERNAKDALARHKLKRAGDLTTRGKALDEISEALDMRTSPLRIECFDISQIQGTDVVASMVVFEDGLPRKSEYRRFIVRGATDDLSAMSEVLRRRFARYLDARAETGEVGVESADDPAAPDGEAEPQVGTLVDPTTGRPRKFAYPPQLVVVDGGAPQVAAAAQALADLGIDDVALCGLAKRLEEVWLPDDEFPVILPRTSEGLYLLQRVRDEAHRFAITFHRQRRSKRMTESALDNVPGLGDVRRKALLRHFGSLKRLSTASVDEITEVPGVGRRTAEAILAALDTGKGSANGAVPADGAASADGAAPAGDAAPADGAASASGAAPAGGAAPANGAAPANGFAPADGSEAAPGGGAASGGGAASGGGAPAVR, translated from the coding sequence GTGGCTGACCCCTCGACCTACCGTCCCGCGCCCGGCACCATTCCGGAGTCGCCGGGGGTCTACCGATTCCGCGACGGCACCGGCCGAGTGATCTACGTCGGCAAGGCGAGGAACCTGCGCAGCCGGCTCAATTCCTACTTCGGCGACATCTGGAACCTGCACGAGCGCACCCGGCAGATGGTCACCACCGCCGAATCGGTGGACTGGATCACCGTCGGCACCGAGGTCGAGGCGCTCCAGCAGGAGTTCACCGAGATCAAGCAGTACGACCCCCGCTTCAACGTCCGCTACCGCGACGACAAGTCGTACCCCTACCTGGCCGTCACCCTCGACGAGGAGTACCCCCGGCTACAGGTGATGCGCGGCGCCAAGCGCAAGGGCGTGCGCTACTTCGGTCCGTATTCGCACGCCTGGGCCATCCGGGAGACCCTCGACCTGCTGCTACGGGTGTTCCCCGCCCGGACGTGCTCCGCCGGAGTGTTCAAGCGCGCCGGCCAGGTCGGCCGTCCCTGCCTGCTCGGCTACATCGGCAAGTGCTCGGCGCCGTGCGTCGGCAGCGTCTCCGCCGACGAGCACCGAGCGATAGTGGACGGGTTCTGCGACTTCATGGCCGGGCGCACCGACACCATGGTCCGCAAGATCGAACGTGAGATGACCGAGGCGAGCGAGAAGCTGGAGTTCGAGCGGGCCGCCCGCCTGCGCGACGACGTGGCAGCGCTGCGCCGGGCCATGGAGAAGCAGACAATGGTGCTTGGCGACGGCACCGACGCCGACGTGGTGGCGTTCGCCGACGACCCCCTTGAGGCGGCCGTGCAGGTCTTCCACGTCCGCGACGGCCGCGTCCGCGGCCAGCGCGGCTGGGTCGTGGAGAAGACCGAGGACCTGACGACCGGAGACCTCGTCCACCACTTCTGCACCCAGGTGTACGGCGGCGAGCACGGCGAAACCGACGTACCCCGCGAGTTGCTGGTGCCCGAGCTGCCCGCGGACGCCGAGGCGCTTGCCGAATGGCTCACCAACCACCGGGGCAGCCGGGTGTCGCTGCGGGTGCCGCAGCGCGGCGACAAGCGCTCGCTGATGGAGACTGTGGAGCGCAACGCCAAGGACGCCCTCGCCAGGCACAAGCTGAAGCGGGCCGGCGACCTCACCACCCGAGGTAAGGCGCTCGACGAGATCAGCGAGGCGCTCGACATGCGCACCTCGCCGCTGCGCATCGAGTGCTTCGACATCTCGCAGATCCAGGGCACCGACGTCGTCGCCAGCATGGTGGTCTTCGAAGACGGGCTGCCCCGCAAGAGCGAGTACCGACGGTTCATCGTCCGCGGCGCGACCGACGACCTCTCCGCGATGTCCGAGGTGCTGCGCCGCCGCTTCGCCCGCTACCTCGACGCGCGGGCCGAGACCGGGGAGGTGGGCGTGGAGTCCGCCGACGACCCCGCTGCTCCCGACGGCGAAGCCGAACCGCAGGTCGGCACCCTTGTCGACCCGACCACCGGCCGGCCCCGGAAATTCGCGTACCCGCCGCAGCTGGTGGTCGTCGACGGCGGTGCGCCGCAGGTCGCGGCTGCCGCGCAGGCCCTCGCCGACCTGGGCATCGACGATGTCGCGCTGTGCGGCCTGGCCAAGCGGCTGGAGGAGGTCTGGCTCCCCGACGACGAGTTCCCCGTCATCCTGCCGCGCACCTCGGAAGGGCTCTACCTGCTGCAACGGGTCCGAGACGAGGCGCACCGCTTCGCCATCACGTTCCACCGCCAGCGTCGCTCGAAGCGGATGACCGAGTCGGCCCTGGACAACGTTCCCGGCCTCGGAGACGTACGCCGCAAGGCGCTGCTGCGGCACTTCGGTTCCCTCAAGCGCCTGTCCACGGCGAGCGTCGACGAGATCACCGAGGTGCCCGGGGTAGGCCGACGTACCGCCGAGGCGATCCTGGCCGCCCTCGACACGGGCAAGGGGTCCGCCAACGGCGCCGTCCCGGCGGATGGCGCCGCCTCGGCAGATGGTGCTGCTCCGGCGGGCGATGCTGCTCCGGCAGATGGCGCAGCCTCGGCAAGCGGTGCTGCTCCGGCAGGCGGTGCTGCTCCGGCAAACGGCGCCGCCCCGGCAAATGGCTTCGCGCCGGCAGACGGCAGCGAAGCGGCGCCCGGAGGCGGGGCCGCGTCTGGTGGCGGGGCCGCGTCTGGTGGCGGGGCCCCTGCTGTGAGGTGA
- a CDS encoding C39 family peptidase — MRTDLIRKTALTAAGLAVTGGAIAGPITTAYAADAKPTGQTQNKGERHLDVRYEAQPNFYYCGPAAARNALSVQGKDISVDAMAKEMGTTEAGTNSINDITPVLNKETGKNNAYRSVEISTPAADDKQTDKLRTDIVRTVDDGRAVVANIAGTTTDTDGNTHSFEGGHYISVVGYTDNGNTVTIADSADPNTASYDITVEHLADWIATRGYATS; from the coding sequence ATGCGTACCGATCTGATTCGTAAGACCGCTCTGACCGCTGCCGGACTCGCCGTCACCGGCGGCGCCATCGCCGGCCCCATCACCACCGCCTACGCCGCCGACGCCAAGCCCACCGGCCAGACCCAGAACAAGGGCGAGCGGCACCTGGACGTCCGCTACGAAGCCCAGCCCAACTTCTACTACTGCGGCCCCGCCGCCGCCCGCAACGCCCTGTCCGTACAGGGCAAGGACATCAGCGTCGACGCCATGGCCAAGGAAATGGGCACCACCGAAGCCGGCACCAACAGCATCAACGACATCACCCCCGTCCTGAACAAGGAAACCGGCAAGAACAACGCCTACCGCTCGGTGGAAATCAGCACCCCCGCCGCCGACGACAAGCAGACCGACAAACTCCGCACCGACATCGTCCGCACCGTCGACGACGGCCGCGCCGTAGTCGCCAACATCGCCGGCACCACCACCGACACCGACGGCAACACCCACTCCTTCGAAGGCGGCCACTACATCAGCGTCGTCGGCTACACCGACAACGGCAACACCGTCACCATCGCCGACTCCGCCGACCCCAACACCGCCTCCTACGACATCACCGTCGAGCACCTCGCCGACTGGATCGCCACCCGCGGCTACGCCACCAGCTGA
- a CDS encoding Rieske (2Fe-2S) protein, protein MSDDQALTGPGTQTRRALLTGVGAAGAAVVLAACGSDDTGDGATPAPTSGGPAVPSTGDAGGGNRQDAQSLATTADIPVGGGKILAAEGVVITQPTAGQFKGFSPICTHQNCPVSNIDGGTINCTCHGSRFSIEDGSVKAGPATKPLPPKNIKVTGDQISLA, encoded by the coding sequence ATGAGTGACGATCAGGCGCTGACCGGTCCAGGTACGCAGACCCGACGGGCTCTGCTCACCGGCGTCGGGGCGGCCGGCGCAGCCGTCGTCCTGGCTGCCTGCGGCAGCGACGACACCGGCGACGGCGCCACCCCCGCCCCCACCAGCGGCGGCCCGGCCGTGCCGAGCACCGGCGACGCCGGCGGCGGCAACCGGCAGGACGCCCAGTCGCTGGCCACGACCGCCGACATCCCTGTCGGTGGCGGCAAGATCCTCGCCGCCGAGGGCGTGGTGATCACCCAGCCGACCGCAGGGCAGTTCAAGGGCTTCAGCCCGATCTGTACGCACCAGAACTGCCCGGTGTCGAACATCGACGGCGGCACCATCAACTGCACCTGCCACGGCAGCAGGTTCTCGATCGAGGACGGTTCGGTGAAGGCCGGCCCAGCCACCAAGCCACTGCCGCCCAAGAACATCAAGGTCACCGGGGATCAGATCTCGCTGGCCTGA
- the rsgA gene encoding ribosome small subunit-dependent GTPase A, producing MTIDLTALGWDADRAEYAARRGEHHPGRVARVDRGVCTVLTAAGPVRASLGPAVLTTAAQDPSALPCAGDWVLLTHWPDRRITVACVLPRRAALIRRTAGKDASGQVLAANLDAAAVVEPVHPEPDVGRIERLLSLAHESGARPLVVLTKVDLAADPDALARQIATVAPGVPVLPVSAERGVGLEPLRAEVAPGRTLGLLGPSGAGKSSLVNALAGTVMMPTQAIRRVDGKGRHTTTWRALVPIPGGGAVIDTPGVRAVGLLDGVAGLDRAFADIAGLAQGCRYADCGHDGEPACAVRDALRTGELTARRWESWRRLQGEVAHESRRRESRLAAERRGGWRAARRRAVRPPSPGGY from the coding sequence ATGACAATCGATCTGACCGCCCTCGGCTGGGACGCCGACCGGGCGGAGTACGCCGCACGACGTGGCGAGCACCACCCGGGCCGGGTCGCCCGGGTGGACCGGGGGGTCTGCACGGTGCTCACCGCCGCCGGCCCCGTCCGGGCCAGCCTCGGCCCGGCGGTGCTCACCACCGCCGCCCAGGATCCCTCCGCGCTGCCCTGCGCGGGTGACTGGGTGCTGCTTACGCACTGGCCGGACCGCCGGATCACGGTGGCCTGCGTGCTGCCCCGGCGGGCCGCGCTGATCCGCCGTACCGCAGGCAAGGACGCCAGCGGCCAGGTGCTGGCCGCGAACCTCGACGCCGCCGCGGTGGTCGAGCCCGTACACCCGGAGCCGGACGTCGGCCGTATCGAGCGGCTGCTCTCGCTGGCCCACGAGTCCGGCGCGCGACCGCTCGTGGTGCTGACGAAGGTCGACCTCGCGGCCGACCCCGACGCACTGGCCCGCCAGATCGCCACTGTGGCGCCCGGGGTGCCGGTGCTGCCGGTAAGCGCCGAGCGCGGCGTCGGGCTGGAACCGCTGCGCGCCGAGGTGGCGCCCGGCCGCACGCTGGGCCTGCTCGGTCCGTCCGGTGCCGGCAAGTCGAGCCTGGTCAACGCCCTCGCGGGGACCGTGATGATGCCGACACAGGCGATCCGGCGGGTCGACGGCAAGGGCCGGCACACCACTACCTGGCGGGCCCTGGTGCCGATCCCGGGCGGCGGGGCGGTGATCGACACGCCCGGCGTGCGGGCGGTCGGCCTGCTCGACGGCGTGGCCGGGCTGGACCGGGCGTTCGCCGACATCGCCGGGCTGGCGCAGGGCTGCCGGTACGCCGACTGCGGGCACGACGGTGAGCCGGCCTGCGCGGTCCGGGACGCGCTGCGTACCGGGGAACTGACCGCGCGGCGGTGGGAGAGCTGGCGGCGGTTGCAGGGGGAGGTGGCCCACGAGAGCCGGCGGCGGGAGTCGCGGCTGGCCGCCGAACGGCGCGGCGGTTGGCGCGCGGCCCGGCGCAGGGCCGTCCGCCCGCCGTCACCCGGCGGCTACTGA
- a CDS encoding maleylpyruvate isomerase family mycothiol-dependent enzyme codes for MTTDPLLLMGEVDAATTRLMRTAASFDAADLAAASLLPGWSRGHVLAHLARNADGFVNLLTAARTGEPLPMYASLAARTADIEAGADRPPAEHLDDLRRSADRFAEAVEAMPAAAWGATVRARRGPWPAALLVWGRLREIEVHHLDLAADYRPGDWSEAFAHRLLREAASHHADGPTPPSMVLRFDGSQHDLVIGDRAGAPTVSGPASDLAAWLTGRDSGHTLTVAPDGPLPTPPEWI; via the coding sequence GTGACCACGGATCCGCTGCTGCTGATGGGCGAGGTGGACGCGGCCACCACACGGCTGATGCGTACCGCCGCCTCGTTCGACGCCGCCGACCTGGCGGCGGCGTCGCTGCTGCCGGGCTGGTCGCGCGGGCACGTGCTGGCGCATCTGGCCCGCAACGCGGACGGCTTCGTCAACCTGCTGACGGCGGCCCGCACCGGGGAGCCGCTGCCGATGTACGCCTCGCTGGCCGCCCGTACGGCGGACATCGAGGCCGGGGCCGACCGTCCGCCCGCCGAGCACCTGGACGACCTGCGGCGCAGCGCGGACCGGTTCGCCGAGGCGGTCGAGGCGATGCCGGCGGCGGCGTGGGGCGCGACGGTACGCGCGCGTCGAGGCCCGTGGCCGGCCGCCCTGCTCGTCTGGGGCCGCCTGCGTGAGATCGAGGTGCACCACCTCGACCTGGCCGCCGACTACCGACCCGGTGACTGGTCGGAGGCGTTCGCCCACCGGCTGCTGCGCGAGGCGGCCAGCCATCACGCCGACGGGCCGACCCCGCCGTCGATGGTGCTGCGCTTCGACGGCAGCCAGCACGACCTCGTCATCGGGGACCGGGCCGGCGCGCCGACAGTAAGCGGGCCGGCCTCCGACCTGGCCGCCTGGCTGACCGGCCGGGACTCCGGCCACACGCTCACCGTCGCACCCGACGGCCCACTGCCAACTCCACCGGAATGGATATAG